The Vidua chalybeata isolate OUT-0048 chromosome 6, bVidCha1 merged haplotype, whole genome shotgun sequence genome has a segment encoding these proteins:
- the CCDC177 gene encoding coiled-coil domain-containing protein 177: protein MVEPPAEPPPQPCPAPGGAAGGEPARPGEQSPLLHLDLYNFDCAAAEGSRYVLTSPRSLEACARCAVRPVELLPRALGDLLREAPGRSMRVAAGLYEAYERERRRKLQQCREERERIIREEKRRILAPLGSLPPSPAARVSSRATVAAAGGSRTHGGGKTRASRGAKGKSHSLDSLQKRREGSWGKTSSESGASSSYSGESLRERGGKVCGRGRGVAAANGTLLGRSFSLGDLSHSPQTAQRVERIVREVKRKKGLSEVPERDKKIAALMIAKHQEANLLREQRQAAHLQWDSQRRLAEQRKEQEEKEKQRALLQGQRMWESQVEKRRGRLNQEQEEAALMKQKQLLVCEERWREQAEKQERLRRERLERAIKEDKQKKLHQELNLKAKEEVKKEHQEREEQLLQEKLSTAAQKRLKKEVQLQKEKRLFNQAEKLKHEALLKELAKQEAEEKEMLKASLKMSLTKAQENYEQLVEKRNQELREKARREDMQIQRAKLAAEKKEREQKEHLEALARETERKLQHAAQVAEEAVQEKARKVVLSRLEKEKVQKMNKQKVEQYEDLRRREILLSIERKLERSEQIFKEKKTVLENARSVARASFHVREKVREETNMRTFDKMAFEAELHAQLSKK, encoded by the coding sequence ATGGTGGAGCCGCCGGCCGAGCCTCCCCCGCAGCCCTGCCCGGCGCCcgggggggcagcggggggaGAGCCGGCCCGTCCTGGAGAGCAGTCGCCGCTGCTGCACCTGGACCTGTACAACTTCGACTGCGCGGCGGCGGAGGGCAGCCGGTACGTGCTGACCAGCCCGCGGTCGCTGGAGGCCTGTGCCCGCTGCGCCGTGCGGCCCGTGGAGCTGCTGCCGCGGGCGCTGGGGGACCTGCTGAGAGAGGCGCCCGGGCGCTCCATGCGGGTGGCCGCCGGCCTCTACGAGGCCTACGAGCGGGAGCGCCGCCgcaagctgcagcagtgccgGGAGGAGCGGGAGAGGATTATCCGGGAGGAGAAGAGGCGGATCCTCGCGCCCCTCGGCAGCCTGCCGCCTTCGCCCGCCGCCCGCGTCTCCTCCCGGGCTACGGTCGCAGCTGCCGGCGGGTCCCGAACCCATGGCGGGGGGAAGACCAGGGCATCGAGGGGTGCCAAGGGCAAGAGTCACTCCCTGGACTCGTTGCAGAAGCGCCGCGAGGGTAGCTGGGGCAAGACCTCCTCTGAGTCGGGCGCCTCGTCGTCCTACAGCGGGGAGAGCCTGCGGGAGCGCGGGGGCAAGGTGTGCGGCCGGGGTCGGGGGGTAGCCGCCGCCAATGGGACTCTGCTGGGGCGCAGCTTCAGCCTGGGCGACCTCAGCCACTCAccacagactgcccagagagTCGAGAGGATCGTTAGAGAggtgaagaggaagaagggtCTCTCAGAGGTGCCAGAGAGAGACAAGAAGATCGCGGCGCTGATGATCGCCAAGCACCAGGAGGCCAACCTCCTGCGGGAGCAGCGGCAGGCAGCTCACCTGCAGTGGGACAGCCAGCGGCGCCTGGCTGAACAGcggaaggagcaggaggaaaaggagaagcaaaGGGCCCTCCTGCAGGGTCAGCGGATGTGGGAGAGCCAGGTGGAGAAGCGTCGAGGGAGACTGaaccaggagcaggaggaagctgcCCTGAtgaagcagaagcagctcctggtgtgTGAGGAGAGGTGGCGGGAGCAAGCGGAGAAGCAGGAGCGGCTACggagggagaggctggagagggccATCAAGGAGGACAAGCAGAAAAAGCTCCATCAAGAGCTCAACCTGAAGGCAAAGGAAGAAGTCAAGAAGGAGCACCAGGAGCGAGAGGAGCAGCTCTTGCAAGAGAAGCTGTCCACAGCTGCACAGAAGAGGCTGAAAAAGGaggtgcagctgcagaaggaaaagagactGTTCAACCAAGCAGAGAAGCTGAAGCATGAGGCCTTGCTCAAGGAACTGGCCAAGCAGgaggcagaagagaaggaaatgctgaaggCATCCCTGAAGATGAGTTTGACAAAGGCTCAGGAGAACTATGAGCAGCTTGTGGAGAAGAGGAaccaggagctgagggagaagGCTAGGCGTGAGGACATGCAGATCCAGAGAGCTAAACTGGcagcagagaagaaggaaagagagcagAAGGAGCACTTGGAAGCACTGGctagagagacagagagaaagctCCAGCATGCTGCCCAGGTGGCTGAAGAGGCTGTCCAAGAAAAAGCCCGCAAAGTGGTCTTGAGCCgtctggaaaaggaaaaagtgcaGAAGATGAACAAGCAAAAGGTGGAACAGTATGAGGACTTACGGCGCAGGGAAATTCTCCTCTCTATAGAGAGGAAGCTGGAGAGAAGTGAGCAGATCTTCAAGGAGAAGAAGACTGTCTTAGAAAATGCCAGATCTGTTGCTCGAGCATCCTTCCACGTCCGGGAAAAGGTGCGGGAGGAGACGAACATGCGTACCTTTGACAAGATGGCCTTTGAAGCAGAACTGCATGCTCAGCTTAGTAAGAAATGA